A stretch of Exiguobacterium sp. BMC-KP DNA encodes these proteins:
- a CDS encoding sensor histidine kinase, with translation MKNRSLGFQIWAMFLLVIVTLSAVILLVIRSSIGNFIDEQVYATLENSEVFFSKDASVIEMLQDNPIEFDRRKQESRSVNILLLSKNGKLYYGGAPQQLINQMYRDAIDQKTITAKYTTRLDKEDVYYSIRKMEESGETYYRVSYVWDAYRQELITQLFSKIGFVVIIGSIFTLFIAFWLARRLTHPLVEIERAVGKIAAQKWDTPLPLDRGDEIGRLARSVDAMRMDLEKQDKAQKSLLQNISHDLKTPIMVIRSYAQSISDGIYPDGDLTGSVSVIDEEAERLEKKVAALLYVTKLDYFELDRSTWDNVDIDRMIHLLQNRFSGTKSLKWHVSGEAGIVLGEGEQLRVALENVMDNAIRYAETQIDIRLSGTADHVHIEIENDGPPLDASSPLFHQFSRGKEGKFGLGLYIVKRIVERHDGTVAIENRSAGNGVGKVCVIFNFPRHFIEQNEEQDEKNRKEY, from the coding sequence ATGAAAAATCGCAGTCTCGGATTTCAGATTTGGGCGATGTTTCTGCTCGTCATCGTCACGCTTTCTGCAGTCATTCTCCTTGTCATCCGTTCATCGATTGGAAACTTCATCGATGAACAAGTCTATGCGACGCTCGAGAATAGCGAAGTATTCTTCTCAAAGGATGCCTCTGTCATCGAGATGCTACAAGATAATCCGATTGAATTCGATCGTCGAAAACAAGAATCCCGTTCCGTTAATATTCTTCTCCTTTCAAAAAACGGAAAACTTTATTACGGTGGGGCGCCGCAACAACTGATTAATCAGATGTATCGTGACGCGATTGATCAAAAAACGATTACGGCGAAATATACGACACGTCTTGATAAAGAAGATGTCTATTATAGTATTCGTAAAATGGAAGAAAGCGGCGAAACCTACTATCGTGTCTCATACGTATGGGATGCTTATCGACAAGAATTGATTACACAACTCTTTTCAAAAATCGGCTTTGTCGTGATCATTGGTAGTATCTTTACGTTATTCATTGCTTTTTGGTTGGCGCGTCGTCTGACGCATCCGCTCGTCGAAATCGAAAGAGCAGTTGGAAAAATCGCGGCTCAAAAATGGGATACACCACTACCGCTCGATCGTGGGGATGAAATTGGACGACTGGCACGATCCGTCGATGCGATGCGGATGGATCTTGAAAAACAAGATAAAGCACAAAAATCACTACTTCAAAACATCTCGCATGATTTGAAGACGCCAATCATGGTCATTCGAAGTTATGCTCAGTCCATCTCAGATGGTATTTACCCCGACGGTGATTTAACCGGATCCGTATCGGTTATCGATGAGGAAGCGGAACGGTTGGAGAAAAAAGTCGCAGCACTTCTTTACGTCACGAAACTCGATTATTTCGAACTCGACCGTTCGACGTGGGATAATGTTGATATTGACCGGATGATCCATCTGTTGCAAAATCGCTTTTCCGGAACGAAGTCACTAAAATGGCATGTCAGTGGAGAAGCTGGAATTGTTCTTGGGGAAGGGGAACAATTAAGAGTTGCACTCGAAAATGTCATGGACAATGCGATTCGTTATGCCGAAACACAGATTGACATCCGATTGTCTGGAACAGCAGATCACGTTCATATTGAAATTGAAAATGATGGACCACCGCTCGATGCCTCTTCACCACTGTTCCATCAATTTTCACGGGGCAAGGAAGGGAAGTTTGGTCTTGGTCTCTATATCGTCAAACGAATCGTCGAACGTCATGACGGTACGGTAGCAATTGAGAATCGGTCTGCGGGAAATGGAGTCGGAAAAGTTTGTGTGATTTTTAATTTTCCACGTCATTTTATTGAACAGAATGAAGAACAAGATGAAAAAAATAGGAAAGAATACTAA
- the addB gene encoding helicase-exonuclease AddAB subunit AddB has translation MNHMHIGRAGSGKTTQLIERVVQELEQRPLGEKMYFIVPDQMSFEMERRIATDERIAGLVRLEVMSLRRFAFHILRDYGNQAIPFLDETGTQLLLRQVVEESEDELKIFKRTKNMPGFFQGLDELIASFKRSLIEPDMLRQVSDRSLERSPKLNDLALIYERFTERIVNKALHADDYYTTLLMLLPKARLNQATIIVDGFYEFSLQEQQVLLALMQQVCEMHISFTMDATDPYAKQTSFGVSQRCYMQLIGQMQEQSIPYEEVLYEQPVKFRSEGLRHLEQALLKPGYPSVDHDVDGFQMTAAVNRQVEAEAAVRKAIQLVRQKGYRFHQMAFVVRHLEPYADHLERAFQMYDIPYFLDQRESMVHHPLVDLIQSALDIVTSGYREETVFRLLKTELLPIPAVDARLALDRFETFVLERGIKGSMWQQPWQLKRRLAEEVRLTEEELVQEEELNRLRTFVVELIEPLHRRLKQAKTMSAYTKGLYQFLEEQKIAERLMEWRKQALEQDQLLAAREHDQVYEAMLHLFEQLEAAAPEHTLSTDLFVQMVETGLESLRFALVPPSLDQVIATDYVRGRLQRVKVVFLLGANDGLVPFVQDQSKLLSESDHDFLHEHGIPVGKASLDVFDDELFYLYQGMMAPSEALYVSYALVDEEGKALQPAAITKQLKRQLLLDRPIKTHFAEAGEHVPQEQLDFVTSPGRAAAATAIELRRLQRRYPIQPIWFEVYNTLLENGQGRERMGLFSSALFYQNQAEALPEGLAHRLYGDSLQASVSRFETYNACSYKHFARYGLRLRERKLYKFEAPDIGNLFHGALNDLSLSIKSSGRHWKDIDGETCGTLAKEAVEKVTPEIQNAILMSSSRFGYIKKKLTDVVEQTAKMLVEQAKRTDFEPDLFEISFGNATFPPLRFTLPDGTEIEFTGRIDRIDQATIGDQLYVRIIDYKSSARGLDFAEIYYGLAIQMLLYLKTVVEQSELLYQQQAKPAGALYFHVKNPMLRGDLSADEEERNRLLLESYQMQGVILENDEVLRAMDHIAYDERKKSPLVKVTFTKNGLHKTQTKGVVQEEDLSALMNHAWEALKESSQDIYDGDIAINPFDYQERTPCSFCEYRSVCQFDESLGNHYRPLKPMSEKEVLERLKEEEE, from the coding sequence ATGAACCATATGCACATTGGACGTGCCGGTAGCGGGAAAACGACACAGTTGATCGAACGCGTCGTACAAGAACTCGAGCAACGACCACTCGGTGAGAAGATGTATTTTATCGTTCCAGATCAGATGTCATTTGAAATGGAGCGTCGGATTGCGACGGACGAACGGATTGCTGGTCTTGTTCGCCTCGAGGTCATGAGTTTACGTCGGTTTGCGTTTCATATTTTACGCGATTACGGGAATCAAGCCATTCCATTTCTTGATGAGACGGGGACGCAGTTATTACTCCGGCAAGTCGTCGAGGAATCAGAAGACGAACTGAAAATCTTTAAACGAACGAAAAATATGCCGGGATTCTTCCAAGGACTCGATGAACTGATTGCATCATTTAAACGTTCGTTGATTGAGCCAGACATGTTACGCCAAGTGAGTGATCGCTCCCTCGAACGATCGCCAAAATTAAACGATCTCGCTTTGATTTATGAACGCTTTACGGAGCGTATTGTGAATAAAGCACTTCATGCAGACGACTACTACACGACGTTACTCATGCTACTTCCTAAAGCACGACTGAATCAAGCGACGATCATCGTTGATGGATTTTACGAGTTTTCGCTCCAGGAACAGCAAGTATTGCTTGCCTTAATGCAACAAGTATGTGAGATGCACATCAGTTTTACGATGGACGCAACGGATCCATATGCGAAGCAAACCTCGTTTGGCGTTTCGCAGCGGTGCTATATGCAGTTGATTGGTCAAATGCAAGAACAATCAATTCCATACGAAGAAGTATTGTATGAACAGCCGGTTAAGTTCCGCTCTGAAGGGCTAAGACATTTGGAGCAGGCACTGTTAAAGCCAGGATATCCATCTGTCGATCACGACGTCGACGGCTTTCAGATGACAGCTGCGGTCAACCGTCAAGTTGAAGCAGAGGCGGCTGTTCGGAAGGCCATTCAACTCGTGCGGCAAAAAGGATATCGCTTCCATCAAATGGCATTCGTCGTGCGACACTTAGAGCCGTATGCGGATCACTTGGAACGAGCCTTCCAAATGTATGATATCCCGTATTTCTTGGATCAACGTGAGTCGATGGTACATCATCCGCTCGTTGACCTCATTCAATCCGCTTTAGACATTGTGACATCGGGATATCGGGAGGAAACGGTATTTCGTTTGCTCAAAACGGAGCTACTACCAATTCCAGCAGTAGATGCGCGTCTAGCGCTCGATCGTTTCGAGACATTCGTACTCGAACGAGGAATCAAAGGATCGATGTGGCAACAACCGTGGCAATTAAAGCGGCGCTTAGCAGAAGAAGTTCGCTTGACGGAAGAAGAACTCGTACAAGAAGAGGAATTGAATCGACTCCGGACTTTCGTAGTCGAATTGATTGAACCGTTGCACCGTCGATTAAAGCAGGCGAAGACGATGAGTGCCTATACGAAAGGTCTCTATCAATTCCTTGAAGAACAAAAAATTGCAGAACGTTTGATGGAGTGGCGTAAACAAGCACTAGAGCAAGACCAGCTTCTTGCTGCCCGAGAGCATGATCAAGTGTATGAAGCGATGCTGCACCTATTTGAACAGTTGGAAGCTGCTGCACCCGAGCATACGTTATCGACAGACCTATTCGTTCAAATGGTCGAGACAGGACTCGAGAGCCTTCGTTTTGCGCTTGTTCCTCCATCGCTCGATCAAGTCATCGCGACGGACTATGTCCGTGGACGGCTCCAACGGGTGAAAGTCGTCTTTTTACTTGGCGCAAATGATGGACTGGTTCCGTTTGTTCAAGATCAATCGAAGTTACTGTCTGAAAGTGATCATGACTTTTTACACGAACATGGGATTCCGGTCGGAAAGGCGTCCCTCGACGTGTTTGATGATGAGCTGTTTTATCTCTATCAAGGAATGATGGCTCCAAGCGAAGCATTGTATGTTAGTTATGCACTTGTCGATGAAGAAGGAAAGGCGCTTCAGCCAGCAGCCATCACGAAACAATTAAAGCGACAACTGTTGCTGGACCGTCCGATTAAGACACACTTTGCGGAGGCTGGTGAACACGTCCCGCAAGAACAACTCGATTTCGTGACGAGTCCGGGTCGTGCAGCAGCAGCGACAGCAATCGAACTCCGTCGTCTTCAACGACGTTATCCGATTCAGCCGATTTGGTTCGAAGTATACAATACGCTTCTTGAGAACGGTCAGGGACGCGAACGAATGGGACTATTCTCGAGCGCATTGTTCTATCAAAATCAAGCAGAAGCCTTGCCAGAAGGGTTAGCGCATCGTTTATACGGTGATTCGTTACAAGCGAGCGTTTCGCGTTTTGAAACGTATAACGCCTGCTCGTATAAGCATTTTGCTCGGTATGGTCTTCGTTTACGCGAGCGGAAGCTGTATAAATTCGAAGCGCCGGACATCGGGAATTTGTTCCACGGTGCACTAAATGATCTTTCACTCAGTATCAAGTCTTCGGGACGACATTGGAAAGACATTGATGGAGAAACATGTGGAACACTCGCGAAGGAAGCTGTCGAAAAGGTGACACCGGAAATTCAGAACGCGATCTTGATGAGTTCGAGTCGGTTCGGATATATCAAGAAAAAATTGACGGATGTCGTGGAGCAAACAGCAAAAATGCTCGTCGAACAAGCAAAACGAACAGATTTTGAACCTGACTTATTTGAAATCAGTTTTGGGAATGCGACCTTCCCACCATTACGCTTTACGTTACCGGACGGAACCGAAATTGAATTCACGGGTCGAATCGACCGGATTGATCAGGCGACGATCGGTGATCAGTTATACGTTCGAATCATTGATTATAAGTCCAGTGCACGAGGACTAGATTTCGCGGAAATCTATTACGGGCTCGCCATTCAAATGTTGCTTTATTTGAAGACGGTCGTAGAACAGTCGGAGTTACTGTATCAACAGCAGGCAAAACCAGCTGGTGCACTCTACTTCCACGTCAAAAATCCGATGTTGCGGGGCGATCTATCTGCTGACGAAGAAGAGCGCAATCGATTGTTACTCGAGTCCTATCAGATGCAAGGCGTCATCCTAGAAAATGACGAGGTACTACGAGCGATGGATCATATTGCGTACGACGAACGAAAAAAATCACCGCTTGTCAAAGTGACGTTTACGAAAAATGGACTTCATAAGACACAAACGAAAGGTGTCGTACAAGAGGAAGACTTATCGGCATTGATGAATCATGCGTGGGAGGCATTAAAAGAGAGTAGTCAAGATATTTATGACGGAGATATCGCCATCAATCCATTTGATTATCAGGAGCGGACACCATGTAGTTTTTGTGAGTATCGCTCAGTTTGTCAGTTCGATGAATCACTCGGTAATCACTATCGCCCACTAAAACCGATGTCTGAAAAAGAAGTACTGGAACGGCTGAAGGAGGAAGAAGAATGA
- a CDS encoding response regulator transcription factor translates to MHTIYLVDDEVNLNRVLVKYLEQEGWQVKSFTSGEAAASAIVEKPDLWILDIMLPDMDGFQLIKRIKAHDETTPVIFISARDEDIDKIIGLEMGSDDYIAKPFLPRELVIRVKKILARTYATPKSGVIQYGDYMIYPEKRIIEENGQEIDLTSKEYDLLILFATQIGTPMSREQILVSVWGDDYFGSDRVVDDLVRRVRKKLSKLELETIYGIGYRLVSA, encoded by the coding sequence ATGCATACAATCTATTTGGTTGATGATGAAGTGAACTTGAATCGTGTACTCGTGAAGTACTTGGAACAAGAAGGATGGCAAGTTAAATCGTTTACGTCTGGTGAGGCAGCAGCCTCTGCCATCGTAGAGAAGCCAGATTTATGGATTTTAGATATCATGTTACCGGATATGGATGGTTTTCAATTGATTAAACGAATCAAGGCACATGATGAAACGACACCCGTCATTTTCATCTCAGCGCGTGATGAGGATATCGATAAAATCATTGGTCTCGAGATGGGGTCGGACGATTATATCGCGAAGCCGTTCCTTCCGCGTGAACTGGTCATTCGTGTCAAAAAAATCTTGGCACGCACGTATGCGACACCGAAAAGTGGCGTCATTCAATACGGCGATTATATGATTTATCCTGAGAAACGAATCATCGAGGAAAATGGTCAAGAAATCGATCTAACGTCGAAAGAGTATGATCTTTTAATTTTATTTGCGACACAAATCGGGACGCCGATGTCTCGCGAGCAGATTCTAGTCAGTGTCTGGGGTGACGATTATTTCGGTTCGGACCGCGTCGTCGATGATCTTGTCCGTCGTGTCCGTAAAAAATTATCGAAACTAGAACTCGAAACGATTTACGGCATCGGCTATCGCCTGGTGTCTGCATGA
- a CDS encoding truncated hemoglobin, which translates to MSLYAMIGGEHVLASLIRSFYHQVYHDSLLRPLFPDDRHRVEQAQLSFLTQLTGGPRDPDQEPTSLAMIHRLLPIHEEHAIRWLELMEVASVDAIPNIEARGQLMERLRIGAMNVLRVCEAHQMD; encoded by the coding sequence ATGTCACTCTATGCAATGATCGGCGGCGAGCACGTTCTCGCATCCTTGATTCGTTCGTTCTATCATCAAGTCTACCATGATTCGTTGTTGCGTCCGTTGTTTCCTGACGATCGACATCGTGTCGAACAAGCACAGCTCTCTTTCTTGACCCAGTTGACGGGCGGTCCTCGTGATCCGGATCAAGAACCAACGAGTTTAGCAATGATTCACCGTCTCTTACCGATTCATGAAGAGCACGCCATTCGATGGTTAGAATTGATGGAAGTCGCTTCCGTCGATGCGATTCCAAATATAGAGGCACGGGGACAACTCATGGAGCGACTACGGATTGGTGCGATGAATGTGTTGCGCGTTTGTGAAGCACACCAGATGGATTGA
- a CDS encoding fatty acid--CoA ligase family protein, with amino-acid sequence MLGLIQSVEETARTHPDSTAYVFEDTQVSYREFVEKFHRAAGALEANGIRKGDHVALILGNSPSFLVAYYAIMKQGAIAIPINPTYTPDEIGYILMNGDVKGILGIAPLVEAAKDRLVHLPNLKIVVSVPYAGQEGPNETHQQVTFITLDRWLEIEHPLTEVTNELDDIAVILYTSGTTGKPKGAMLSHRNLTSNARSIGDYLHVSSSDRTLAVLPMFHVFCLTVVVNASLAHGASIIIASRFSPQETFELAKKEQVTIFAGVPTMYNFLLQTVKAHPEYATYFESTRLFVSGGASLPVPLLEAFDRTFQCHILEGYGLSEASPVTCFNPVNGVQKPGSIGTSIVDVENKVVDELGQELPDGQVGELIVRGPNVMTGYYKMPEESQATLRDGWLYTGDLARRDEDGYFYIVDRKKDMIIVGGYNVYPREVEEVLYQHPNVIEAAVIGIPDEEMGEAVKAFVVAREPMTEEEAQTFCATSLAKYKCPTQIEFIEQLPRNTTGKILRTVLKKQPTNS; translated from the coding sequence ATGCTTGGATTGATTCAATCCGTTGAGGAAACAGCTCGGACGCATCCGGACTCAACGGCGTATGTGTTTGAGGACACGCAAGTCAGCTATCGTGAGTTCGTCGAGAAGTTTCACCGGGCAGCCGGCGCGCTCGAAGCGAACGGAATTCGAAAGGGTGATCATGTTGCGCTTATCTTAGGAAACAGTCCATCCTTCCTAGTCGCGTACTATGCCATCATGAAACAAGGAGCTATTGCGATTCCGATTAACCCTACATACACGCCAGATGAAATCGGGTATATCCTGATGAACGGTGATGTGAAAGGGATTTTAGGAATTGCGCCGCTCGTCGAAGCAGCAAAAGATCGTCTTGTCCATTTACCAAACCTCAAGATCGTCGTATCTGTTCCTTACGCGGGTCAGGAAGGACCAAACGAGACGCATCAACAAGTGACATTCATTACACTTGATCGCTGGCTCGAAATCGAGCATCCATTGACTGAAGTAACAAATGAACTGGACGATATCGCTGTCATTCTCTATACGAGTGGGACGACAGGAAAACCAAAAGGCGCGATGTTATCGCATCGAAATCTGACATCAAATGCGCGCTCGATCGGCGATTATCTACATGTATCGAGTAGCGACCGGACACTTGCTGTGTTACCGATGTTTCATGTCTTTTGTTTGACGGTCGTCGTTAATGCTTCACTCGCACATGGGGCATCAATCATCATTGCGTCACGTTTCTCGCCACAAGAGACATTCGAGTTAGCGAAAAAAGAACAGGTCACAATCTTTGCAGGTGTTCCGACGATGTATAATTTCTTACTGCAAACTGTGAAAGCACATCCGGAATATGCGACTTATTTTGAGTCGACGCGTTTGTTCGTCTCAGGGGGAGCAAGTCTTCCGGTGCCGCTTCTTGAAGCATTCGACCGGACGTTCCAGTGTCATATCCTTGAAGGGTACGGTCTGTCAGAGGCGTCACCTGTTACTTGTTTTAACCCGGTCAATGGTGTCCAGAAGCCAGGCTCGATTGGGACATCGATCGTTGATGTCGAAAATAAAGTCGTCGATGAACTCGGACAAGAATTACCAGATGGTCAGGTCGGAGAATTGATCGTTCGTGGTCCGAACGTCATGACGGGCTATTATAAGATGCCAGAAGAGTCACAAGCGACGTTAAGAGATGGCTGGTTGTATACGGGTGATCTAGCACGTCGAGATGAGGATGGCTATTTTTATATCGTAGATCGGAAAAAAGACATGATCATCGTTGGTGGTTATAACGTCTACCCACGCGAAGTCGAAGAAGTGCTCTACCAGCATCCGAACGTCATTGAAGCAGCGGTCATCGGCATACCAGATGAGGAGATGGGAGAGGCTGTTAAAGCGTTCGTCGTCGCCCGAGAGCCCATGACGGAAGAGGAAGCACAGACGTTCTGTGCGACATCACTTGCCAAATATAAATGTCCGACACAGATTGAATTCATCGAACAATTGCCTCGTAATACGACCGGTAAAATTTTACGGACCGTGTTGAAGAAACAACCGACGAATTCATAA
- a CDS encoding competence protein ComK, protein MSYPITEETLALIPRYGQYGEPQTLVIKEHSESILEGHPIKLIEESCLYFGSSMRGRIEAARHVLGPNRKTPVLIDWQAQTIFFPTTAKEKEECVWINFKQMKTVQKKSGKVQVEFQTGQCIDTDASAYSIERQRIKTLELAYEMQRRFQISEFKNR, encoded by the coding sequence ATGTCATATCCGATCACTGAAGAGACACTTGCCCTCATTCCACGATATGGTCAGTACGGAGAACCACAGACACTTGTCATCAAAGAGCACTCTGAAAGTATTTTAGAGGGACATCCGATTAAATTGATTGAAGAATCGTGCTTATATTTTGGTTCATCAATGCGTGGTAGGATTGAAGCGGCAAGACATGTTCTTGGACCAAATCGAAAAACACCTGTTTTAATTGATTGGCAGGCGCAGACAATCTTTTTTCCGACGACAGCTAAGGAAAAAGAAGAATGTGTGTGGATTAATTTCAAGCAGATGAAGACTGTTCAGAAAAAATCCGGTAAAGTACAGGTCGAATTTCAGACTGGTCAATGCATTGATACGGACGCATCTGCTTACAGCATCGAACGACAACGGATTAAAACACTTGAGTTAGCGTATGAAATGCAACGTCGTTTTCAGATATCTGAGTTTAAGAATCGATGA
- the mgsA gene encoding methylglyoxal synthase — MNIALIAHDEKKDEMMGFTRAYAEFFKKNTLYATGTTGQRIMEATDLHVHRCKSGPLGGDQEIGALVAQGKIDIVIFLRDPLTAQPHEPDVSALIRLCDVYDLPLATNVGTAEILINGLEQGQFDWKEIIRKRHELEQKKFLDD, encoded by the coding sequence ATGAATATCGCTTTGATCGCGCATGATGAAAAAAAAGACGAGATGATGGGCTTTACTCGAGCTTACGCAGAGTTTTTCAAGAAAAATACATTGTATGCGACAGGAACGACTGGGCAACGAATCATGGAGGCGACAGATTTGCATGTCCATCGCTGTAAATCAGGTCCACTTGGCGGTGATCAGGAAATCGGAGCACTCGTGGCGCAAGGAAAGATTGATATCGTGATTTTTTTACGCGATCCGCTGACGGCGCAACCGCATGAACCGGATGTCTCGGCACTCATTCGATTATGCGATGTGTACGATCTGCCGCTCGCAACGAATGTCGGGACAGCTGAAATTTTAATCAATGGACTCGAACAAGGGCAATTCGATTGGAAGGAAATCATCCGAAAACGTCATGAACTGGAACAAAAAAAGTTTTTAGACGATTAA